From Deltaproteobacteria bacterium, one genomic window encodes:
- a CDS encoding carboxylesterase produces MSDHLSCFEIEPTKGPQLGSVIWMHGLGATSQDFVPVVPYLHLADVRFIFPQAPDSPVTLNGGMRMPSWYDIRTLEETANRESEEDIRSTAIEIEKLIAREKERGVPANKIIIAGFSQGGAIAMHVGLRHAEMLGGIMALSTYMVLPETLEQEANAANALTPLLTCHGSQDDVVLPSRGRKSHDQIAKWCPERPMEWHDYPMGHEICLEEIKVIARWMWQCFGKTSV; encoded by the coding sequence ATGAGCGACCATCTATCTTGCTTTGAAATCGAGCCCACGAAAGGGCCACAACTCGGTTCCGTCATCTGGATGCATGGATTAGGTGCAACCTCTCAAGACTTTGTCCCCGTCGTCCCTTACCTGCATTTAGCCGACGTCCGATTTATTTTTCCTCAAGCTCCCGACAGCCCTGTGACGCTCAACGGCGGTATGCGCATGCCGTCTTGGTACGATATTCGCACCCTCGAAGAAACCGCCAATCGAGAATCAGAAGAAGACATTCGAAGCACGGCTATTGAAATTGAAAAGCTCATAGCGCGCGAAAAAGAGCGCGGCGTTCCCGCCAATAAGATTATTATTGCTGGCTTTTCTCAAGGTGGCGCCATCGCCATGCATGTAGGGCTTCGTCACGCCGAAATGCTTGGGGGCATCATGGCCCTGAGTACTTACATGGTATTGCCCGAAACTCTCGAGCAAGAAGCCAATGCTGCCAACGCCCTGACCCCATTGCTAACGTGTCATGGGTCGCAAGACGATGTTGTCCTCCCAAGCCGTGGCCGCAAGTCTCACGACCAAATTGCAAAGTGGTGTCCCGAAAGACCGATGGAATGGCACGACTACCCAATGGGCCACGAAATTTGCCTTGAGGAAATCAAAGTGATTGCTCGCTGGATGTGGCAATGCTTCGGTAAGACATCGGTCTAG
- a CDS encoding cytochrome P450 — MSFADTNLMSLDVHTFNPEPFYNYLRDEEPLYWDKESELWAVARYEDVVFISRNTDIFCSGQGVVPKVSPEDWPDEAMINLDGRAHTKQRALVSKGFTPKRVNDLEGYAREVMIGLVEKVIKDGECCLVQDLARPLPMRLIGKMLDYPLEKQDEILKWTDVYTHAGCGPDHITGDVIENFGNFTEFHMEFLQEKMENPGDDLLTVWLNAELDGESLGPEKLLFEHNLLLVGGSETTRNAISGGMQALMNHPEQQKYLVDNLDNPEVVNNAVEEMIRWSTPFVRMARTLTKDYEYHGKQMKEGQQIIMLYPAANRDPKVFENPDQFDIKRKFSRPAVSFGYGKHFCIGASLARLEVKVFLQEVLQRIPDMANHTEKEAVQSPSCFIRGLKTLPVTFSRD, encoded by the coding sequence ATGAGTTTTGCTGATACCAACCTGATGTCACTTGATGTCCACACGTTCAATCCCGAACCGTTTTACAATTACCTACGCGATGAAGAGCCGCTTTATTGGGATAAAGAAAGTGAGCTCTGGGCTGTAGCTCGATATGAGGATGTCGTGTTTATCTCTAGAAACACGGATATCTTTTGTTCCGGTCAAGGGGTTGTACCCAAAGTCTCACCAGAGGATTGGCCAGATGAGGCGATGATCAACCTTGATGGCAGAGCACACACCAAGCAGCGTGCACTCGTTAGTAAAGGCTTTACTCCTAAACGCGTCAACGATCTTGAAGGATACGCCCGAGAAGTCATGATTGGCTTGGTTGAAAAGGTGATCAAAGACGGCGAGTGCTGCTTAGTACAAGATCTCGCTCGACCATTGCCTATGCGCCTCATCGGCAAGATGCTCGATTACCCACTCGAGAAACAAGACGAGATTCTAAAGTGGACCGACGTCTACACACATGCTGGATGTGGACCTGACCACATCACCGGTGACGTCATCGAAAACTTTGGTAACTTCACTGAATTCCACATGGAGTTTCTCCAGGAAAAAATGGAAAACCCTGGGGATGACCTGCTTACCGTATGGCTTAACGCTGAACTTGACGGTGAAAGCCTTGGACCTGAAAAGCTACTTTTTGAGCACAACCTACTTTTGGTTGGCGGAAGCGAAACAACTCGCAACGCCATCAGCGGTGGTATGCAAGCTTTGATGAATCACCCAGAGCAGCAAAAGTACTTGGTCGATAATCTCGATAACCCCGAAGTCGTCAACAATGCGGTAGAAGAAATGATCCGCTGGTCAACGCCTTTCGTTCGAATGGCTCGTACATTGACCAAAGACTACGAATACCACGGTAAGCAAATGAAGGAAGGGCAACAAATTATCATGCTCTACCCGGCTGCGAACCGAGATCCTAAGGTCTTCGAAAATCCAGACCAGTTTGACATCAAGAGAAAGTTCTCAAGACCTGCTGTCTCATTTGGCTACGGAAAACATTTCTGTATTGGAGCTTCGCTGGCCAGACTTGAAGTGAAAGTATTTCTACAAGAAGTCCTGCAAAGAATTCCCGATATGGCCAATCACACGGAAAAAGAAGCCGTTCAAAGTCCATCGTGCTTCATCCGAGGGCTCAAGACTCTTCCTGTTACCTTCAGCAGAGATTAA
- a CDS encoding glycosyltransferase family 4 protein, with translation MRIAFIDFIDWDYTPQTPRERPLGGTQSGLCYLAESMAKAGHHVFLINNTTKVQTVRGVQCIPLSLDGPKLREIFSLIKADAVVVLSASDAAQQLRPWVPLGTRLYLWTGHAANQPHHNGLSDLENKKAWNGFIFMGQWQLETIAEKYELDIERCVNLGMGIAPAFERVFTTEDKIVDAMSEHPTLVYTSTPFRGLDILVKAFPAIRERVPNAKLRVFSSMKIYQMDDVDDKYSNLYETCRNTPGIEYVGPVPQPQLARELKEATLLAYSNSFAETACVAMMEAMASGCMIVSSDLGALPETTAGYAKLLKESPGSPEYEAAFIDRVVQSIEDVTGGDRESVEKHLQEQVAYCRETYRWEAKVEKWIQWLEKMAA, from the coding sequence GTGCGCATTGCTTTTATCGATTTTATTGATTGGGACTACACCCCTCAAACACCTCGAGAGCGCCCTTTGGGGGGTACTCAATCGGGTCTTTGCTATTTGGCTGAATCGATGGCGAAGGCTGGACACCATGTGTTTTTGATAAACAATACGACCAAGGTCCAGACTGTCCGTGGCGTCCAGTGTATTCCGCTCTCTTTAGATGGTCCCAAATTGAGAGAAATATTCTCTCTTATTAAAGCAGATGCCGTTGTTGTTTTATCCGCAAGTGATGCGGCACAGCAATTGAGGCCCTGGGTACCTTTAGGAACGAGGCTCTATTTATGGACGGGGCATGCAGCGAACCAGCCTCATCACAATGGCTTGTCTGACCTTGAGAACAAGAAAGCTTGGAACGGCTTTATCTTTATGGGGCAGTGGCAGCTTGAAACAATCGCAGAGAAGTATGAGTTAGATATTGAGCGGTGTGTGAACCTCGGGATGGGGATCGCCCCGGCTTTTGAGAGAGTGTTTACCACTGAAGATAAAATCGTAGATGCTATGAGCGAGCATCCAACCTTGGTTTATACGAGTACACCGTTTCGTGGTTTGGATATTTTGGTCAAGGCCTTCCCGGCGATTCGTGAACGGGTGCCCAATGCGAAGCTCCGTGTGTTTTCGAGTATGAAGATTTATCAGATGGATGATGTGGACGATAAATACTCAAACCTTTACGAAACCTGCAGGAATACACCAGGTATAGAATATGTCGGCCCGGTGCCACAGCCGCAGTTGGCCAGAGAGCTCAAAGAAGCGACTCTGCTTGCCTATAGCAATTCGTTTGCCGAGACAGCCTGTGTGGCGATGATGGAAGCGATGGCAAGTGGCTGCATGATTGTGAGTAGTGATCTTGGAGCGCTGCCTGAAACGACCGCAGGTTACGCTAAACTCCTCAAGGAGTCTCCAGGTTCACCTGAATATGAAGCTGCGTTTATAGACAGAGTTGTTCAATCCATTGAAGATGTCACAGGTGGTGATCGAGAAAGTGTTGAAAAACATCTTCAAGAGCAGGTTGCTTATTGCCGTGAAACTTACCGCTGGGAGGCCAAGGTTGAGAAGTGGATTCAGTGGTTGGAAAAAATGGCAGCGTAA